Below is a genomic region from Rosa chinensis cultivar Old Blush chromosome 5, RchiOBHm-V2, whole genome shotgun sequence.
GTCGACTCTCTTGATGAAAACTTCATGATGGCTGAATCTACTACTATAGAAAACTTCGGCGAATTTTGTCGTACGATCGTCACCATCTCTACCAGCAACGATATCTTCGAGCACCAAATAGAGATGATCTGGAACGGCTCTTACAGCGAGCCGAACGACGAGGCTTTCCTGGAATGATAGGTTCGCACGACTGCATGCATTGGCAATGGAAGAACTGTCCAACTGGATGGCAAGGAAGCTTTAGTGGAAAATCAAGAAAATCAATCATCGTTCTCGAAGCCGTGGCGGATTTTGATACATGGATCAGGCATGCCTTTTTTGGAATTCCTGGTACCCAAAATGACATTATAGTCCTCGGACGTTCACCACTGTTTGATGCGCTCACTGAAGGTCAGTCACCACAATTAGACTACCACATCAATAATCATCGTTATAGCATGGGTTACTATCTCGCTGATGGCATCTACCCTAAGTGGGCAACGCTTGTCCAAGCAATCAGACGCCCTCAAAATGAAGCTGAAGCATATTTCACCACCAAACAAGAAGCCTTCCTCAAACACGTTGAAAGAGCATTTGGTGTTCTCCAGGCAAGATGGGCAATCATTAGACAACCTGCAAGAGGGTGGAGTTTGGAAAATTTGCCCAATATCATGCTAGCATGCATTATCCTTCATAATATGATTGTTGAGGATGAACGTGCCGATTACTACAATGGCGAGTCTTATGATGACGAACCGGATCCAAATAGGTCCAGAAGGGCTCGAGCTCACATCTTAGACGAAGCGAGAGAAAATTTGGAAAGGGATCCAAGATCCAGAAGAATCATCATGTCGGAATATATGTCTCGATACAGAATGATACGTTCTCCTGTTGGCAACCGACATTTACAAGATGATCTTGTCCAACACCTCTGAAGTCTGCGAGGTCAAGCACCATGAATTTGATATTTGCTATGTGATTGAGTTTCCAAAGCtttcaatttctgattttaatAATTGTCAGGGTTGTCACTGACAAGTGTTTGCATTTTCTTACTTTGTTGTGTAACTTTTAAATGCTTATgtcatgaataaaataaatattaaaaatatgattccagttttatttcatttaaaaattaactaaagatatttttaattatctttaaaaaaaaaatacaaccgaaaaaatattttttatcatatactttatttcaattactataagtcaattgactttaaaaaattagcacacatatatatatatatatatatatatatataaccaatccaaaatgttaaaatatattttaagacTATAATTTAGCCTTGACGGGTTGGAGACGGTTGATGTCAGAT
It encodes:
- the LOC112203735 gene encoding uncharacterized protein LOC112203735, which translates into the protein MIGSHDCMHWQWKNCPTGWQGSFSGKSRKSIIVLEAVADFDTWIRHAFFGIPGTQNDIIVLGRSPLFDALTEGQSPQLDYHINNHRYSMGYYLADGIYPKWATLVQAIRRPQNEAEAYFTTKQEAFLKHVERAFGVLQARWAIIRQPARGWSLENLPNIMLACIILHNMIVEDERADYYNGESYDDEPDPNRSRRARAHILDEARENLERDPRSRRIIMSEYMSRYRMIRSPVGNRHLQDDLVQHL